Proteins found in one Thermodesulfobacteriota bacterium genomic segment:
- a CDS encoding response regulator, translating to METKIMVVEDEGIVAEDIRSSLGSLGYTVSAVVSSGQEAIKKAEEYKPDLVLMDIVLKGEIDGIEAANQIRLCFNIPVVYLTAYADERTMDRAKVTEPSGYIVKPFEDRELRTTIEMALYKHKMKNRLREREEWLSTTLGSIGDAVIATDAQGHVRFMNPVAGSLTGWKEEDAAGKSLAEVFNIINEETRRPVENPATKVLRKGVVVGLANHTLLVARDGAEIPIDDSGAPIRDAKGDIIGVVLVFRDIRERRKAERDLQESERRYRGLYETALVGLYRSRISDGKIIMANQLAANILGYSSIEGLTTEFVFGERYSPEKRTELLRKLEECGTVSDFEIQVTRKDGEKIDLMITARAYPEDGYIEGAMIDITDKKHLETQLLQAQKMEAIGTLAGGIAHDFNNLLMVIEGYASLMLSDLDSSHPHYSKLKQIEEQVRNGSDLTAQLLGFARRGKYNVKPLDVNEIMRSSAGMFGRTKKEITIREKYDPDICTVEADRGQIEQVLLNLYVNAWHAMPAGGDIYLETNNVILDESYSKPYKVQPGRYARISITDTGVGMDETIRRRVFEPFFTTKEMGRGSGLGLASAYGIIKNHGGIINVYSEKGHGTTFTIYLPASEKEVVREKEMSVKMVKGTETILFVDDEGMIRDVGRELLEELGYKVFIARDGEEAVEIYKANKGGIDLVILDMIMPGTGGGETYDRLKEIDPGIKVLLSSGYSINGEASKILERGCSGFIQKPFNMGGLSCKVREVLDKKK from the coding sequence ATGGAAACAAAGATCATGGTGGTTGAGGACGAAGGAATTGTTGCCGAAGATATACGCAGCAGCCTGGGGAGTTTGGGATATACGGTCTCAGCGGTGGTATCGTCCGGACAGGAGGCTATTAAAAAGGCGGAAGAGTATAAGCCGGATCTGGTGCTGATGGACATTGTGCTGAAGGGTGAAATAGACGGGATTGAGGCGGCCAATCAGATACGTTTGTGCTTCAACATCCCGGTCGTATATCTTACTGCGTATGCCGACGAAAGGACCATGGACCGGGCAAAGGTAACCGAGCCGTCAGGATACATTGTCAAGCCGTTCGAAGATAGAGAGTTGCGCACGACCATTGAGATGGCCCTGTATAAACACAAGATGAAGAATAGATTAAGGGAACGTGAAGAGTGGCTTTCTACCACCCTCGGGAGTATTGGCGATGCAGTGATTGCTACGGATGCCCAGGGACACGTCAGGTTCATGAATCCCGTTGCCGGGTCCCTGACCGGATGGAAAGAGGAAGACGCGGCCGGAAAGTCTCTGGCCGAAGTCTTTAATATTATAAATGAAGAGACACGCAGGCCGGTCGAGAATCCTGCAACTAAGGTGCTGCGAAAGGGTGTGGTCGTCGGTCTGGCCAATCATACTTTATTGGTAGCTCGTGATGGGGCTGAGATACCTATTGACGATAGCGGTGCGCCTATCAGGGACGCCAAAGGCGACATCATCGGGGTAGTTCTGGTCTTCCGCGACATCCGGGAACGCAGGAAGGCGGAACGAGACCTTCAGGAATCAGAGAGACGTTATCGCGGCCTGTACGAGACGGCCTTGGTGGGCCTGTACCGCAGCCGGATCAGTGACGGCAAGATTATCATGGCAAACCAACTGGCTGCCAACATTTTGGGTTATAGCTCGATTGAGGGGCTAACCACGGAATTTGTATTTGGCGAGCGTTATTCGCCGGAGAAAAGGACGGAGTTGTTGCGGAAGTTGGAGGAATGCGGCACGGTCTCTGATTTTGAGATACAGGTCACCCGCAAGGATGGAGAAAAAATAGACCTGATGATAACGGCCAGGGCCTATCCGGAAGATGGTTACATCGAGGGCGCCATGATCGATATTACTGACAAGAAACACCTCGAAACTCAACTACTCCAGGCCCAGAAGATGGAGGCCATCGGTACCCTGGCCGGTGGTATTGCCCATGATTTTAACAACCTGCTCATGGTGATCGAGGGATACGCATCCTTGATGCTAAGCGATCTCGATTCAAGCCATCCCCATTATAGCAAGCTAAAACAGATCGAAGAGCAGGTCAGAAACGGGTCTGATCTGACCGCTCAGCTTTTAGGGTTTGCCCGCCGCGGGAAATATAATGTTAAGCCGCTTGACGTAAACGAGATAATGAGAAGCAGTGCCGGCATGTTTGGCCGCACCAAGAAAGAGATTACCATCAGAGAGAAATATGATCCTGATATCTGTACCGTAGAGGCCGACCGGGGCCAGATCGAGCAGGTGCTTTTGAACCTTTATGTGAACGCTTGGCATGCCATGCCGGCGGGCGGGGATATCTATTTAGAGACAAATAATGTCATCCTGGATGAAAGCTACAGCAAGCCCTACAAGGTCCAACCGGGGAGATATGCCAGGATATCTATTACCGATACGGGTGTTGGTATGGATGAAACAATCCGGAGACGCGTATTTGAGCCCTTCTTTACTACCAAGGAGATGGGCCGGGGCAGCGGGCTGGGATTGGCTTCGGCCTATGGGATTATCAAGAATCACGGCGGCATTATCAATGTCTATAGCGAAAAAGGCCATGGCACGACGTTTACTATCTATTTACCGGCATCAGAAAAGGAGGTCGTAAGGGAAAAGGAGATGTCCGTAAAGATGGTAAAGGGAACAGAGACGATCCTGTTTGTAGATGATGAAGGGATGATCCGGGATGTAGGCCGGGAATTGTTGGAAGAATTGGGATATAAGGTGTTCATAGCCAGAGACGGAGAAGAAGCGGTCGAGATTTATAAGGCAAATAAGGGTGGGATTGATCTGGTCATTCTGGATATGATCATGCCGGGTACAGGGGGCGGTGAGACCTATGACCGTTTGAAGGAGATCGACCCAGGTATAAAAGTCCTCCTTTCCAGTGGATACAGCATTAACGGCGAAGCCTCCAAGATTTTGGAACGGGGATGCAGCGGGTTTATTCAGAAGCCGTTCAACATGGGAGGCCTTTCCTGCAAGGTAAGGGAGGTTCTGGATAAGAAGAAGTGA
- a CDS encoding NAD(P)/FAD-dependent oxidoreductase — translation MTRRSPLYFPHLFTPETIGTCNLRNRIIMPLYPTKYAAESKVNDRIKAFYQVRARGGVALIVLDCPCLDYPRAYKGPQELRLDTEEYASGIAGLLDIIHAEDARAFMQLNYPKERILDKEVPGAKKKGEGWVVPLANAMSREEATEIIEVMAAGAKRAGEIGYDGVEIQASYGDLIAQLLSPLLNKRTDDMGGPVENRCRFLTRLIEKTKQCAGRDFPVMVKLVCDEFVPGGLTVNEAVSMARLIEKAGADAILANAGNKATKFVTIPGHDCAPGLLTETAARIKAAVNLPVIAIGKINTPALAEEIIASGKADFVAMARALIADPDLPNKAASGNIAGIRACTYCLEDCADKGVPGLGRACTVNPFAGFEYRWDVLPVTVKKKILIVGSGPAGIQAAVIASQRGHRVELWEKEAEPGGQLLLADKAPFKEEMSGALRYLIHSLKQSTAQARLNRPGAVEDIVNMAPDAVIVATGSHPIRPPIPGMDSGIVVDARELYAKKVLPGRKIVIIGGGDIGCETADWLAEPGREVTVVEMLPEVLGRMKDIPRARLLARLADKGVNILTDTRITKISGTMVSLEKKDGQRLRIKADQVILAVGARSKNSLADELKGKIKEVIVIGDASQPGNLGAALRSATEVALKI, via the coding sequence GTGACCAGGAGAAGCCCTCTGTACTTTCCCCATCTTTTTACGCCGGAAACTATCGGGACCTGTAATCTGCGCAATCGTATTATCATGCCGCTCTACCCCACCAAGTATGCTGCTGAAAGCAAGGTAAACGACAGGATAAAGGCCTTTTACCAGGTTCGAGCCAGGGGCGGGGTGGCCCTGATCGTGCTGGACTGCCCCTGTCTGGATTATCCCCGCGCCTATAAGGGACCACAGGAACTTCGCCTTGACACAGAAGAGTATGCGTCCGGCATAGCCGGACTGCTGGACATAATCCACGCCGAAGACGCCAGGGCCTTTATGCAGCTCAATTATCCCAAAGAAAGAATCTTAGATAAAGAGGTTCCCGGAGCCAAGAAAAAGGGAGAAGGCTGGGTCGTTCCCCTGGCCAATGCCATGTCGCGGGAGGAGGCCACAGAGATAATAGAGGTTATGGCTGCCGGGGCTAAAAGGGCCGGGGAGATCGGCTACGACGGAGTGGAGATACAGGCCAGTTACGGTGATTTGATCGCCCAGCTCCTTTCGCCGCTTCTCAACAAACGCACGGATGATATGGGCGGGCCTGTGGAAAATCGGTGCCGTTTTTTAACCCGGCTGATCGAAAAAACAAAACAATGTGCCGGCCGGGATTTCCCGGTAATGGTAAAACTGGTCTGTGATGAATTTGTCCCCGGTGGCCTGACTGTAAATGAGGCCGTATCCATGGCCAGATTGATCGAAAAGGCCGGCGCTGATGCCATCCTGGCTAATGCCGGCAATAAGGCTACCAAGTTTGTTACCATACCCGGGCATGACTGTGCACCGGGTCTGCTGACAGAGACCGCCGCCCGGATTAAAGCCGCCGTTAACCTGCCGGTCATAGCCATCGGTAAGATAAATACACCGGCCCTGGCGGAAGAGATTATCGCCTCAGGCAAGGCCGATTTCGTGGCTATGGCCAGGGCCTTAATAGCTGATCCGGATCTTCCCAATAAGGCCGCGTCTGGAAATATTGCCGGTATAAGGGCCTGCACCTATTGCCTGGAAGACTGCGCCGACAAAGGAGTACCGGGCTTAGGCCGCGCCTGCACAGTTAATCCCTTTGCCGGTTTTGAATATCGCTGGGATGTGCTTCCGGTCACAGTAAAGAAAAAAATCCTGATTGTCGGAAGCGGCCCGGCCGGCATACAGGCCGCGGTCATAGCCAGTCAGAGGGGGCACAGAGTAGAACTCTGGGAAAAAGAGGCCGAGCCCGGCGGCCAACTACTTTTGGCCGACAAGGCCCCATTCAAAGAAGAGATGTCCGGGGCCTTACGCTACCTAATACATTCCTTAAAACAAAGCACTGCTCAGGCCCGCCTCAACCGCCCGGGCGCAGTAGAAGATATAGTCAATATGGCGCCGGACGCGGTTATAGTGGCTACCGGGTCACATCCGATACGTCCACCGATTCCCGGTATGGATTCCGGTATTGTGGTTGACGCCCGGGAGCTTTATGCCAAAAAGGTTCTCCCCGGTCGGAAAATAGTGATTATCGGCGGAGGTGATATCGGGTGTGAAACTGCGGATTGGCTGGCTGAGCCGGGCAGGGAGGTAACCGTGGTTGAGATGCTGCCGGAGGTATTGGGCCGAATGAAAGATATTCCCCGGGCGCGCCTGCTGGCCAGACTGGCCGATAAGGGAGTGAACATACTTACGGATACCCGGATTACAAAGATTAGCGGGACTATGGTCTCTCTGGAGAAAAAGGACGGTCAGAGACTCCGGATCAAGGCAGATCAGGTGATACTGGCCGTTGGCGCGCGATCGAAAAACAGCCTGGCGGATGAACTTAAGGGGAAAATTAAAGAGGTAATAGTTATTGGTGATGCCTCTCAGCCGGGCAATCTTGGGGCGGCGCTGAGAAGCGCCACCGAGGTAGCGCTGAAGATCTGA
- the pgsA gene encoding CDP-diacylglycerol--glycerol-3-phosphate 3-phosphatidyltransferase, whose amino-acid sequence MDETGRINTWNLPNSLTIFRIFCIPLVMFFISRSDQPLPAFWATFFFSMASITDLLDGFLARRQKCVTALGKLLDPLADKLLISAALIMLIPKGRVEAWMAFLIIGREIAVTGLRGIGVTGGVVIDASGLGKAKTIFQISALIALLLHFTYLGINFHQFGKALLWLALILTVWSGIDYFVRFYRLFGEEQK is encoded by the coding sequence ATGGATGAGACAGGGCGTATAAACACCTGGAACCTACCTAACAGTCTTACAATCTTCCGCATCTTTTGTATCCCTCTGGTTATGTTTTTTATTAGCCGTTCAGATCAGCCGCTTCCGGCTTTCTGGGCGACTTTTTTCTTTTCCATGGCCTCTATAACCGATCTCCTGGACGGTTTCCTGGCCCGCAGACAAAAGTGTGTTACCGCCCTGGGTAAACTCCTGGACCCTCTGGCCGATAAACTTCTCATCTCAGCGGCCCTAATCATGCTTATCCCCAAGGGTCGGGTGGAAGCCTGGATGGCATTTCTCATCATCGGGCGGGAGATAGCGGTAACCGGCCTGCGCGGCATCGGGGTTACCGGCGGAGTGGTTATCGACGCCAGCGGCCTGGGTAAGGCCAAGACTATTTTTCAGATCAGCGCCCTTATCGCCCTCCTGCTTCACTTTACTTACCTGGGCATCAACTTTCATCAATTCGGCAAGGCATTGTTATGGCTTGCTCTTATCTTGACGGTGTGGTCCGGGATAGATTATTTTGTTCGCTTTTATCGGTTATTTGGCGAGGAACAGAAGTGA
- a CDS encoding transglycosylase SLT domain-containing protein has product MRANALRTVLFLLFLTILTIAGPISAWADIYCFTDSEGVVHFTDVPNDERYRVFLRTRKTIERTSYAALSGDIKRYDPVIHAACRRFGVDTNLVRAIIKAESNFNYLALSPKGARGLMQLMPQTAQEMSVFDIFDPAENIYGGVKYLKRLLGMFDGNIPLALAAYNAGPDRVGNRRQIPMIKETQDYVQRVLLYFRNYKNRYGYQENKML; this is encoded by the coding sequence CCGGCCCTATCTCTGCATGGGCGGATATTTACTGTTTTACTGATAGCGAGGGCGTAGTTCATTTTACCGATGTGCCTAACGACGAGCGATATAGGGTCTTCCTCCGCACCAGAAAGACCATAGAACGGACTTCCTATGCCGCTCTTTCGGGTGATATTAAAAGATACGATCCTGTCATTCATGCGGCCTGCCGACGGTTTGGTGTAGATACGAATCTGGTCCGGGCTATAATTAAGGCCGAATCCAACTTCAACTACCTGGCGCTTTCGCCGAAGGGAGCACGGGGTCTGATGCAACTGATGCCTCAGACGGCACAGGAGATGTCCGTGTTTGATATTTTTGATCCGGCGGAAAACATATACGGCGGGGTCAAGTACCTGAAACGGCTCTTAGGCATGTTCGACGGCAATATACCTTTGGCCCTGGCGGCCTATAATGCCGGCCCGGATAGGGTTGGGAACCGAAGACAAATCCCCATGATTAAGGAGACGCAGGATTACGTACAGAGGGTCTTGCTGTACTTCCGAAATTACAAAAATAGATATGGTTATCAGGAAAATAAGATGCTATGA